Proteins encoded in a region of the Teredinibacter purpureus genome:
- a CDS encoding non-ribosomal peptide synthetase: MTGVIALLSNFERRGIKLALNEKDQLVSHARKTLMTKDVVETITIEKDRIVTCLKAKKAFDQPIIASSENHSVLSSSQSGLWFIEQYETNSVLYNMPVHFRLFGDINEDALQFALTCIQAKHGSLRTRFYKDRQGVGYQQLTDDSSLVVAKTDLSRLDNRARKAALNDLLQKTVTEPFDLEVGQLTRVQLVMLGEQEAVLMLTQHHIVSDGWSIKTLFSDIKLAYSAYQNNQPNPLKPTALTYLDYARWFNTPAFLDYHQQFETFWADRLQSMPDIHSVPLDKPRPASADTTGELVTSHLDAELWARFNQFCRRSNASSFIGLHAVFSLLLARLSGEHDIVIGSPLAYRERAEIEEVVGFFVNTIVLRTVLPSQQAFADYLSNVREQDLEAFDHQLYRFESLSELIGADRTTAVNPLFQIMLVYQARVDFNDLIPGCGAVEEHSNLLPAKTDLSVKATELASGVRLDWLYCTALWETETVQQYSVYFERLLRSVVQRPEQDIWAIPLYAQQTEQTTEKMLLALPQTYTGTLCPDRILLQPPASIAVIEVGERICYSALNARANQLAHKLIALGAKQGDGIGLVADRSASFVIGMLAIWRVGGATVPLDRHAPAPRLTQMCADAGIALCVGEKLAGLAKKIPFMIGVDVAIENFWPSLEGFPVVPPVIDISASDLAYIIFTSGSSGTPKGVMVEHGALANLMDDHAARFSIDSRSRMFNCMSLTFDAGNMTTLLPLCVGSELVFGDPQVDLQQQLLNSEATHTVLAVALLASLEAFDAPHLRVVGFGGEACPPIVVERWASRVTLINCYGPTEFTVTALAAELVAGEPITIGQSVNNTHALILDKNLNLCAPGIAGELCLVGLGIARGYVNRDDLTEKAFIDWSFGSGHRVRLYRTGDKARVRNNGDVEFMGRLDEQIKLRGYRIEPGEIEACLLKCSPAIAMAKVLLGGELSRAQQLLAYVSLHPNHAAPNADTLLLTLGRQLPEYMVPAQLVFLPEMPFTANGKIDVAALPEVDCNAAEVTGPGTALESQVLSVWQSIMPGAYGVEDDFFRLGGDSILSIQLTSRLQKEGLRCTVKDVFEAKTVRRLCLTLDNDRAAPELLREEGILDGEFLAHPIQQWFWEQPFDKPHHWNQAALLALPETLTAAQLPEMLKTLMDYHDSLRSVFSRNVQRYQQQAMVPALVQLKGSMGVAGVHHALTELHASLNPECGHNIAWALIEGHGTLPRCLFLAIHHLAIDAVSWRIISEDFASLFRHEVLPTKGTSYRQWGQALVQYAEKNAGQWSLWEAQTAGVDFSNLDKMAAIDGKASHSLLTLSREETARLQSANAAFNTETNELLMAALAMSMQTLMPGQDSVITLEGHGREFIDETLDISRTLGWFTSSFPVRIGCDPATWATIICEAKERFRQMPDKGIGFNALRYHHPQGQALSASPVVLNYLGVQSASGENPPPWSPVEGPLGESISEQNRPSEILSVHGGIANGELNLRQVGRMAQVSSDAFMAQLHADLCALINYCHERIVQHGPTSTPSDYPLLSVSQAQLDRITTAHNIETLLAASSLQEAMLYHQLCHPSDQAYTLISPLHYQTALQPNQYRRAWEVQCERFAVLRSSLYWSVDQPNHYDERFSVFQLIHREAKPTFTFVDLSSEPQQDAFMAQHQQQLLTQGFDLSQPCPMHISCFKLAEQEYRVLWACHHSIIDGWSGPRLMASVHEAYAALTAGEALVPWQDHAYIDNNEYGVQQRDKAHAFWLEQGLQCLPASGAIGRLFELTEPVAFEQTAPAVVAQTLTVLQTQHVAERCRDIGITPSVLCQYAWHRLVASLLEQPFTQIGNVLTGRENPVSGVPESVGLYINTLPIHIGWVSTASLEERLVDMQQRLAEMNQYAHQSLVLLGKAVGGQLFDSLFVFENYPQPEPNAETTVIQPQFGAAIEKVGIPLSVVVSERDQQLSLRLEFDGAQCASARAQHCLQQWSEQLLALVIHPLTEPDSVCLALRDARVEQPPSTHVTTTREPSAMLVLWQDLLGKPIADATVDLHLLGVDSLQQIAFAQQLSHRLNRTISVDLLLRHPSPAALQMFLSSVD; the protein is encoded by the coding sequence ATGACCGGTGTAATTGCGCTGCTCTCTAATTTCGAACGCCGTGGTATAAAGCTAGCGCTAAATGAAAAAGATCAACTGGTTTCCCATGCACGAAAGACGTTAATGACGAAAGATGTTGTTGAAACCATTACTATAGAAAAAGACCGTATCGTAACGTGTTTAAAGGCTAAAAAAGCATTTGATCAGCCCATAATTGCCAGCAGCGAAAACCATAGCGTATTGTCGTCATCGCAAAGTGGTTTGTGGTTTATCGAGCAGTATGAAACAAATTCGGTTCTTTATAATATGCCGGTACATTTTCGATTGTTCGGCGATATTAATGAAGATGCGCTTCAGTTTGCGCTAACCTGTATTCAAGCAAAACACGGCAGTTTGCGAACACGATTTTACAAAGACCGGCAGGGCGTTGGCTATCAGCAGCTCACGGATGATAGCTCGCTTGTTGTCGCTAAAACGGATTTATCTCGGTTAGATAACCGCGCGCGAAAGGCAGCCTTAAACGATTTACTGCAAAAGACAGTGACAGAGCCATTTGATCTGGAAGTAGGCCAGTTGACACGAGTTCAACTGGTGATGCTTGGCGAACAAGAAGCTGTTTTAATGCTCACACAGCATCATATTGTATCGGATGGTTGGTCCATAAAAACATTATTTTCCGATATAAAATTGGCGTACAGCGCGTATCAAAATAATCAACCTAATCCACTGAAACCTACGGCATTGACTTACCTTGATTATGCTCGTTGGTTTAACACCCCTGCCTTTTTAGATTATCACCAGCAATTCGAAACGTTCTGGGCAGATCGTTTACAATCAATGCCCGATATTCATAGTGTGCCTTTAGATAAACCAAGGCCCGCCAGCGCCGATACCACCGGTGAGCTGGTAACCTCACATTTAGATGCTGAATTATGGGCGCGTTTTAACCAGTTTTGCCGGCGCTCAAACGCCTCCAGTTTTATAGGGTTGCATGCTGTATTTTCGTTGTTGTTGGCGCGTTTAAGTGGCGAACACGATATTGTGATCGGCTCTCCTTTGGCCTATAGAGAACGTGCCGAAATAGAAGAGGTTGTTGGCTTTTTTGTTAACACAATTGTATTGCGTACCGTGTTGCCTTCGCAGCAGGCCTTTGCGGATTATCTCTCAAACGTACGTGAACAAGATCTCGAGGCATTCGATCACCAGTTATATCGGTTTGAATCTTTATCGGAATTGATTGGGGCCGATCGTACAACGGCCGTAAATCCGTTGTTTCAAATAATGCTGGTTTACCAAGCGCGGGTTGATTTTAATGATTTAATTCCTGGGTGCGGCGCAGTAGAAGAGCACTCGAACTTGCTGCCGGCAAAAACAGACCTTTCAGTAAAAGCGACTGAACTCGCTTCCGGTGTAAGGCTTGATTGGTTGTACTGCACCGCGCTTTGGGAAACTGAAACGGTACAACAATATTCCGTGTACTTTGAGCGCTTACTTCGTAGTGTAGTGCAGCGGCCCGAACAGGATATTTGGGCGATTCCTTTATATGCGCAACAGACAGAACAAACCACCGAAAAAATGCTGTTGGCATTACCACAAACGTATACCGGTACTTTGTGCCCCGACCGTATTTTATTGCAACCACCAGCGTCGATTGCCGTGATTGAGGTGGGTGAGCGTATCTGTTATTCAGCGCTGAATGCGCGTGCGAATCAATTGGCTCATAAGTTAATAGCGCTGGGCGCCAAACAGGGCGATGGCATTGGCCTAGTAGCCGATAGGTCTGCGAGTTTTGTGATTGGTATGCTAGCCATATGGCGTGTAGGTGGTGCAACTGTTCCGCTCGATCGACACGCGCCGGCACCGCGACTAACGCAAATGTGTGCCGATGCCGGTATAGCTTTATGCGTAGGTGAAAAGCTTGCAGGGCTGGCTAAAAAAATTCCTTTTATGATAGGCGTTGACGTAGCCATTGAAAATTTCTGGCCAAGTCTTGAAGGCTTTCCTGTTGTACCACCGGTTATCGATATCTCGGCGTCAGATCTTGCGTACATTATATTTACGTCGGGTTCATCCGGCACGCCAAAAGGTGTGATGGTTGAGCACGGTGCTCTTGCCAATTTAATGGATGACCACGCCGCTCGCTTCTCTATCGATTCACGTTCGCGTATGTTTAATTGCATGTCGCTAACGTTTGACGCCGGAAACATGACAACGTTACTGCCGCTGTGTGTGGGCAGTGAATTGGTGTTTGGAGATCCTCAAGTCGATCTACAGCAGCAGTTGCTGAACAGTGAAGCAACGCACACGGTGTTAGCGGTGGCATTGTTGGCGTCGTTAGAGGCGTTCGATGCGCCGCATTTGCGTGTTGTTGGTTTTGGTGGTGAAGCCTGTCCGCCTATTGTGGTTGAGCGATGGGCGAGTAGGGTTACGTTAATTAATTGTTATGGGCCTACCGAATTTACGGTCACCGCTTTGGCCGCCGAGTTGGTTGCGGGCGAGCCAATTACCATTGGGCAATCGGTAAATAATACCCATGCACTCATACTCGATAAAAATTTAAACCTATGTGCACCGGGTATTGCCGGCGAATTATGTCTTGTCGGTTTGGGCATTGCGCGTGGTTATGTTAATCGTGATGATCTTACCGAAAAAGCGTTTATTGATTGGTCGTTTGGGAGCGGACACCGCGTTCGACTTTATCGTACCGGCGATAAAGCGCGTGTGCGCAATAATGGCGATGTCGAATTTATGGGCCGCTTGGACGAGCAAATTAAATTGCGCGGGTACAGAATAGAACCGGGTGAAATTGAAGCGTGTTTATTAAAGTGTTCGCCGGCCATTGCGATGGCGAAAGTACTGTTAGGCGGAGAACTGTCACGCGCACAGCAACTGTTAGCGTATGTCAGCCTTCATCCCAATCACGCTGCACCAAATGCGGATACGTTATTGCTAACACTGGGGCGACAATTACCGGAGTACATGGTACCGGCGCAACTCGTATTTTTACCTGAAATGCCCTTTACCGCTAATGGAAAAATAGATGTTGCGGCGTTACCCGAAGTTGACTGTAACGCAGCTGAGGTGACGGGGCCTGGCACGGCTTTAGAATCGCAAGTATTAAGTGTCTGGCAGTCGATCATGCCTGGCGCCTATGGTGTGGAAGATGATTTTTTTCGTCTTGGTGGTGATTCTATTCTGAGTATTCAGTTGACCTCGCGGCTTCAAAAAGAGGGCCTTCGCTGCACAGTAAAAGATGTTTTCGAGGCAAAAACTGTCCGTCGCTTGTGCCTCACGCTGGATAACGATCGCGCCGCGCCAGAGCTGTTGCGGGAAGAGGGGATTTTAGACGGCGAATTTCTAGCGCATCCCATTCAGCAGTGGTTTTGGGAGCAGCCGTTCGATAAACCGCATCATTGGAACCAAGCCGCATTACTGGCACTGCCCGAAACATTGACGGCCGCACAGTTGCCGGAAATGCTCAAAACATTAATGGACTACCACGATAGTTTGCGCTCGGTTTTTAGTCGTAATGTTCAGCGTTATCAGCAGCAGGCAATGGTGCCGGCGTTAGTGCAGCTTAAGGGGTCGATGGGTGTTGCAGGTGTTCATCACGCGTTAACGGAATTGCACGCGAGCCTAAACCCTGAATGCGGCCACAATATCGCATGGGCGTTAATCGAAGGGCATGGGACGTTACCACGATGTCTATTTTTAGCCATTCACCATCTCGCTATTGATGCGGTGTCGTGGCGTATTATCAGCGAAGATTTCGCCAGTTTATTTCGCCACGAAGTTCTACCAACTAAGGGCACAAGTTATCGGCAATGGGGGCAGGCGTTGGTGCAGTATGCGGAAAAAAATGCGGGCCAATGGAGTTTGTGGGAGGCGCAAACGGCGGGCGTAGATTTTTCGAATCTCGATAAAATGGCCGCAATTGACGGCAAGGCAAGCCACTCCCTATTAACCTTGAGCCGAGAAGAGACGGCGCGTTTGCAAAGTGCAAACGCAGCCTTTAATACGGAAACAAACGAGCTGCTCATGGCCGCGCTAGCGATGAGTATGCAAACGCTAATGCCCGGGCAAGATTCGGTGATTACATTAGAAGGGCATGGCCGAGAATTTATTGATGAAACGCTCGATATTAGCCGTACGCTGGGTTGGTTTACGAGTAGTTTTCCGGTACGCATTGGTTGTGATCCGGCTACATGGGCCACGATTATTTGTGAAGCGAAAGAGCGGTTTAGGCAAATGCCTGACAAGGGTATTGGTTTTAACGCCCTCCGTTACCATCACCCACAAGGCCAAGCGTTAAGTGCATCACCCGTGGTGTTAAATTATTTGGGTGTGCAATCGGCTAGTGGAGAAAACCCGCCTCCGTGGTCCCCCGTAGAAGGGCCGCTAGGCGAAAGTATTAGCGAACAAAATCGACCTTCGGAAATACTGAGTGTGCATGGTGGTATAGCGAACGGTGAATTAAACCTCCGCCAAGTGGGGCGTATGGCGCAAGTGAGCAGCGATGCTTTTATGGCGCAGCTACACGCAGATTTATGCGCGCTTATAAATTACTGTCATGAACGCATTGTGCAGCACGGGCCAACGTCAACACCCAGCGATTACCCTTTATTGTCGGTAAGCCAAGCGCAGTTAGACCGTATAACGACAGCGCATAATATCGAAACGTTATTGGCAGCGAGTTCATTGCAAGAGGCCATGCTTTACCATCAGTTATGCCACCCCTCCGATCAGGCGTACACCTTAATTTCGCCGCTGCATTATCAAACAGCCTTACAGCCCAACCAATATCGTCGTGCGTGGGAGGTTCAGTGCGAGCGCTTTGCTGTACTTCGCAGTAGCTTGTATTGGTCTGTTGACCAACCTAATCATTACGACGAACGCTTCTCGGTATTCCAATTAATTCACCGCGAGGCGAAACCAACATTTACGTTCGTCGATTTAAGTTCTGAGCCACAACAAGATGCTTTTATGGCACAACACCAGCAGCAACTTTTAACACAAGGGTTTGATCTTTCTCAGCCGTGCCCTATGCATATAAGTTGTTTTAAATTGGCTGAACAAGAGTACCGTGTTTTATGGGCATGCCACCACAGCATTATCGATGGTTGGAGTGGGCCGCGATTAATGGCGTCGGTACATGAAGCCTACGCTGCATTAACGGCAGGTGAGGCGTTGGTGCCCTGGCAGGATCATGCGTATATCGACAACAATGAATATGGTGTGCAACAGCGTGATAAGGCTCATGCGTTTTGGTTAGAACAAGGGTTGCAATGCCTTCCCGCAAGTGGCGCGATAGGGCGATTATTTGAGTTAACGGAGCCCGTTGCATTTGAGCAGACAGCGCCTGCCGTTGTGGCTCAGACACTTACCGTTTTACAAACACAGCACGTAGCGGAACGTTGCCGTGATATTGGCATAACGCCTAGTGTGCTTTGTCAATATGCTTGGCACCGTTTAGTGGCTAGCTTACTAGAACAACCTTTTACGCAAATAGGTAATGTGTTAACCGGTCGAGAAAACCCCGTCTCTGGCGTACCAGAGAGTGTTGGTTTGTACATTAATACTTTGCCTATTCACATAGGTTGGGTTTCTACTGCCAGTTTGGAAGAGCGACTTGTTGACATGCAGCAACGCCTGGCGGAAATGAATCAATATGCACATCAGTCGTTGGTCTTATTGGGTAAGGCGGTTGGCGGGCAATTATTTGATAGTTTATTTGTCTTCGAAAATTATCCGCAGCCCGAACCGAATGCAGAGACTACCGTAATTCAGCCTCAATTTGGGGCTGCAATTGAAAAAGTAGGTATTCCCTTAAGTGTTGTAGTGAGTGAGCGAGACCAACAGTTATCGCTACGTTTGGAATTTGATGGTGCGCAATGTGCTTCAGCACGGGCTCAGCATTGCCTTCAACAGTGGAGTGAACAGTTGCTCGCGTTGGTTATTCATCCGCTAACCGAGCCAGATTCGGTGTGCCTTGCGCTACGTGATGCGCGCGTGGAGCAACCGCCTTCTACCCACGTAACAACAACCCGTGAGCCATCGGCTATGTTAGTGCTATGGCAAGACTTACTCGGTAAACCAATAGCCGATGCCACGGTAGATTTACACCTTTTGGGGGTCGACTCCTTACAGCAAATAGCTTTCGCGCAACAGCTTTCGCACAGGTTAAACCGCACCATTTCGGTTGATCTATTGCTTCGACACCCTTCGCCTGCGGCCCTGCAAATGTTTTTATCGTCTGTAGATTAA
- the dhbA gene encoding 2,3-dihydro-2,3-dihydroxybenzoate dehydrogenase, whose translation MTFRFDHKIVWVTGAGSGIGRAVGQLFHALGATVIAIDKTFATDGEFSQYVTVDISQPEKVAETCDKLLADHGRVDIFVSAAGILTLSDIEHSSLREWDDIMAVNVSAPFYFYRHIAPVFKQQKTGCVVAIASNAAQVPRMNMAAYGASKAALISLTQTLGLELSAYGVRCNCISPGSTRTPMLQQLGDGAMDEPGIIEGTPAEYKLGIPLKKLATPHDIAQSVCFLASDYSHHITLQNLVVDGGATLGC comes from the coding sequence ATGACATTTAGGTTTGATCATAAAATTGTATGGGTGACCGGTGCAGGAAGTGGCATTGGGCGTGCAGTAGGCCAACTCTTTCACGCTTTAGGCGCAACGGTTATTGCCATTGATAAAACATTCGCGACCGACGGCGAATTTTCGCAATACGTTACGGTGGATATTTCGCAGCCAGAAAAGGTTGCCGAAACCTGCGATAAGTTGCTGGCAGACCATGGCCGTGTGGATATTTTTGTGAGCGCTGCTGGTATTTTAACACTATCGGACATTGAACATTCGAGCCTTCGCGAATGGGACGATATTATGGCGGTAAATGTGTCGGCACCCTTTTATTTTTATCGGCACATTGCGCCGGTATTTAAACAGCAGAAAACGGGTTGCGTGGTGGCAATAGCCTCTAATGCTGCGCAGGTACCGCGTATGAATATGGCCGCTTATGGCGCATCTAAAGCCGCACTTATTAGTTTAACTCAAACCTTGGGGCTAGAGCTTTCGGCTTATGGTGTGCGATGCAATTGTATTTCTCCCGGCTCCACACGAACGCCAATGCTGCAGCAACTAGGCGATGGGGCAATGGATGAACCAGGTATTATTGAGGGTACTCCCGCTGAGTATAAGCTGGGTATTCCTTTGAAAAAGTTAGCAACGCCCCATGATATTGCCCAATCGGTTTGTTTTCTTGCCTCAGATTATTCTCACCACATCACCTTACAAAATTTAGTAGTTGATGGCGGCGCAACACTCGGTTGCTAA